The genomic interval TATATCCTAGTATGGAAGAAAGCAGGCTTTTATCACGTACCGCAAAACGTCTGGTAAGGACGATTTGACGGTTCAGGAAGTGTGCAGTATTCCGCCTTTTCTGGTGTGTGTGCGTATGGTTGTGCAAGAACATCAAGAAGCTGTTCCATTACACTGAAGTCTTCTTGCTTCACTGCTGCATCTAGCGCCTCTTCCACCCGATGATTCCGAGGGATGACAGCAGGATTGGAGTTTCGCATTAATTCCTGTGAGGATTCTTTGGAAATCTCCTGTCTAACAAGTCTCTCCTGCCACAGCTTATACCACTGATCAAATTCTTCCGTGCCAGACAAAACTGTATTCCTATGTTGATCAAATGTTAATGCACGGAAGGTATTTGTATAATCCGCACCATTCTTCTGCATCATATCTAGGAGATCTTTTATGAGAGCTTCATCCTGTTCCTCTTCGTTAACGATTCCTAGTTTCGCTCTCATTCCTGTCAGCCAGTTATGGTGATATAACTCAGTAAAAATTGAAATTTCCTCTTGGGCAAGTTCGACAGCCTTTTCCTCATTTTCATGCAACAGCGGCAGTAAGGCTTCAGCAAATCGTGCAAGATTCCATCCACCAATATATGGCTGATTTCCATATGCATAGCGGCCCTGAGTGTCAATCGAACTGAATACTGTTGCAGGATCATACGTATCCATAAAAGCACATGGTCCATAATCAATCGTTTCACCACTAATGGTCATGTTGTCGGTGTTCATAACTCCATGTATAAAGCCAACGAGTTGCCATTTTGCAATCAAATCAGCCTGACGTTTGATCACTTCCTTCAGCAAGGAAAGATAGCGATTTTCATCATTGTCTATGTCAGGATAATGTCTTTGCAATGTATAATCAGCAAGGGCTCTCAGTTCTTCAACTGTGCACCATTGTGCTGCAAATTGAAAGGTACCGACGCGAATATGACTGGCAGCCACTCTGGTCAAAATCGCACCAGGCAGTACGGTTTCACGAAGGATGTTCTCACCTGTTGTTACCACTGCAAGACTGCGGGTAGTCGGAATACCAAGCGCATGCATCGCTTCACTGATTATATATTCACGCAGCATTGGCCCAAGTGCTGCACGGCCATCACCACCGCGGGAATATGGTGTTCGACCAGGACCCTTTAGTTGAATATCAAAGCGCTCTCCTTTTGGCGTGATTTGTTCGCCAAGGAGAATAGCCCGTCCATCCCCTAACATATTAAAATGTCCGAATTGATGCCCTGCGTAAGCTTGAGCAAGCGGTGAAGCATTTTCGGGAATGACATTTCCGGCAAACACCGCTACGCCATCCTTTCCTCGCAACTCTTCTTCATTTAACCCAAGCGACGCTGCCAAAGGTGCATTAAAAATAATCAACTCTGGTGAGTTTTTAGGGGTCGGATTATGGCTGGTGAAAAACTTCTTTGGCAGGCGTGTATAACTGTTGTCAAAGTTCCATCCCGGACTTATTGTTTCTTTTGTCATTGTATCTCCTCTTCTTTTTATGACATTTATCTTCAAATTTTTAAATTTAGCCTTATACATATTTTAGGTACCTAATTTTTTATATCAACACAATTATCCCATTTTAGTGTCTGCTTCTGCTAATTTATTATACCCTTTCACCACAATGATGACGCCTTTAAAACATAAGAACAGCTTGAATTCGAGTTTTTCGGTTATTACCCGCCGGGCAAATAAAGGACCAAACTCTTCTTAAAAATACGTAAAGCGGCCTTCATACGGGCTATGAAGGACTTTTCTCTTCTTTAAATTACTAAAAGTAGCCTTCATACGGGCTATGAAGGACTTTTCTCTTCTTTAAATTACAAAAAGTGGTCTTCATACGGGCTATGAAGGACTTT from Metabacillus sediminilitoris carries:
- a CDS encoding protein adenylyltransferase SelO — encoded protein: MTKETISPGWNFDNSYTRLPKKFFTSHNPTPKNSPELIIFNAPLAASLGLNEEELRGKDGVAVFAGNVIPENASPLAQAYAGHQFGHFNMLGDGRAILLGEQITPKGERFDIQLKGPGRTPYSRGGDGRAALGPMLREYIISEAMHALGIPTTRSLAVVTTGENILRETVLPGAILTRVAASHIRVGTFQFAAQWCTVEELRALADYTLQRHYPDIDNDENRYLSLLKEVIKRQADLIAKWQLVGFIHGVMNTDNMTISGETIDYGPCAFMDTYDPATVFSSIDTQGRYAYGNQPYIGGWNLARFAEALLPLLHENEEKAVELAQEEISIFTELYHHNWLTGMRAKLGIVNEEEQDEALIKDLLDMMQKNGADYTNTFRALTFDQHRNTVLSGTEEFDQWYKLWQERLVRQEISKESSQELMRNSNPAVIPRNHRVEEALDAAVKQEDFSVMEQLLDVLAQPYAHTPEKAEYCTLPEPSNRPYQTFCGT